In Acidobacteriota bacterium, the genomic window TCGGCCCGGCAATTTGCGCGCCGGTCCGCTTGGCAGTCTCCACAATCTCGGCCGTGGACTGATCCAAAATCCGATGATCGAAAGCTTTTAGTCGAATGCGAATGCGTTCCCGCACCATGTGTCCTTCTCTCTAGTACCCGTCTCTTACCCGCAGACTGATTTTCTCGTATCCGTTAGGCGATGATTTCGCTGCCTCATGTTAGGCAATAATCTCTGAGATGGTGCCGGCGCCCACGGTGCGGCCGCCTTCGCGGATCGCGAAGCGCAGGCCCTTCTCCATCGCGATCGGCGTGATCAGCTCAATCGACAGCGCCACGTTGTCCCCGGG contains:
- the tuf gene encoding elongation factor Tu (EF-Tu; promotes GTP-dependent binding of aminoacyl-tRNA to the A-site of ribosomes during protein biosynthesis; when the tRNA anticodon matches the mRNA codon, GTP hydrolysis results; the inactive EF-Tu-GDP leaves the ribosome and release of GDP is promoted by elongation factor Ts; many prokaryotes have two copies of the gene encoding EF-Tu); translated protein: PGDNVALSIELITPIAMEKGLRFAIREGGRTVGAGTISEIIA